A part of Arachis hypogaea cultivar Tifrunner chromosome 12, arahy.Tifrunner.gnm2.J5K5, whole genome shotgun sequence genomic DNA contains:
- the LOC112729810 gene encoding GDSL esterase/lipase At1g71250-like, whose product MEDMNLSQYLAIVNHGSNDYINNYLLSGLYSSSFLYDPKTYADILIQQYKTIRKDPIERATILQSLHYLGLRKFLLAGVGPLGCIPNQISRGLFPSGVCVDRLRSLVDELNTQYSGSSIFVYGNTYAALMQIIQNPIAYGRKCP is encoded by the exons ATGGAGGACATGAATTTGAGTCAGTATTTGGCAATAGTGAATCATGGAAGCAATGACTACATAAACAACTATCTATTGTCAGGACTATATTCATCGAGCTTCCTCTACGACCCAAAAACATATGCTGATATACTCATACAGCAATACAAAACGATTAGAAAGGACCCAATCGAAC GTGCTACTATTCTGCAGAGTCTGCATTATTTGGGGCTGAGAAAGTTCTTGCTGGCAGGAGTTGGACCACTCGGTTGCATACCGAATCAAATATCCAGAGGCCTTTTCCCATCAGGAGTGTGCGTGGATAGATTGAGATCCTTGGTTGATGAACTGAACACACAATACAGTGGTTCATCAATTTTTGTTTATGGCAACACTTATGCAGCTCTCATGCAGATTATACAAAACCCAATTGCTTATGGTAGGAAATgtccttaa
- the LOC112727093 gene encoding protein SUPPRESSOR OF GENE SILENCING 3: protein MSSRGGGGRPSTTVNNDDTLSKGKNVSEYDQTIDQLAQGVADTTLDAGEDDGGWETFTRKPKGKGGNNATKQWNSPSHNSNPRARGNRDMAQKQGNKNYGTGRASGNPWQQTQNANYRRPAGRGNGSFQSASYGYESNYVVPNPLIRPPLQQGWNWQSRAGAVQSHVDEIPPPEDPEKNDDVEDDDEGEESDVMEDTDDDLMSDDYDSDTSQKSHETRKKCRWFTKFFDILDGLTVEQINDPERQWHCPACQNGPGAIDWYRGLQPLMTHAKTKGSKRMKMHREFALLLDEELRRRGTTVVPAGEAFGKWKGLVDMEKDHEIIWPPMVIIQNTKLEQDENEKWIGMGNQELLDYFSTYAAVKARHSYGPQGHRGMSVLIFEASASGYLEAERLHKHFKDEGTDRDAWFHRRILYLPGGNRQLYGYLATKEDLDVFNRHSQGKSRLKYDLRSYQEMVVNQIKQMSEDNQLLNYLKNRVEKEKKHKKALEESFGIVSEKLRRTMEENRIVRLRTKMQHEENKEEMYMQENFFKDQLKSIHETRNAREEDFERMQQEERQKVMQSSTAPLNAEDRRLKADEYLKFVEVQDKEMENFVAEKEKLLLAHEESIAAMKRRHWEEEVQMEKNFDEQLAKLMEKYSPSQSETKASGT from the exons ATGAGTTCAAGAGGAGGCGGAGGAAGACCTTCTACTACAGTTAACAATGATGATACGCTGTCCAAAGGGAAAAATGTATCCGAATATGATCAAACGATTGACCAGTTGGCTCAAGGTGTTGCTGACACTACCCTGGATGCAGGAGAAGATGATGGTGGGTGGGAGACATTTACAAGGAAACCCAAGGGCAAAGGTGGAAACAATGCTACAAAACAATGGAATTCTCCATCCCATAATTCTAATCCCAGAGCACGGGGAAACAGAGACATGGCTCAAAAGCAAGGCAATAAAAATTACGGAACTGGACGAGCTTCTGGAAATCCCTGGCAGCAAACTCAAAATGCTAACTATAGGAGACCAGCCGGAAGAGGAAACGGAAGTTTCCAATCAGCTAGCTATGGATATGAAAGCAACTATGTGGTTCCAAATCCTTTAATTCGGCCTCCATTGCAGCAGGGTTGGAATTGGCAATCTAGAGCTGGTGCTGTGCAGTCCCATGTAGATGAAATACCACCACCAGAGGACCCTGAGAAGAATGATGATGTTGAGGATGACGATGAGGGGGAGGAGTCTGATGTTATGGAAGATACTGATGATGATCTAATGAGTGATGATTATGATTCAGATACCAGTCAAAAGAGCCATGAGACACGTAAGAAGTGTAGATGGTTCACGAagttctttgatattttggatggCCTGACTGTTGAGCAGATTAATGATCCGGAGAGGCAGTGGCACTGCCCAGCTTGTCAAAATGGTCCTGGTGCCATTGATTGGTACAGAGGGCTGCAGCCTCTAATGACACATGCCAAAACAAAAGGGTCTAAAAGGATGAAGATGCACCGAGAGTTTGCTTTACTTTTGGATGAGGAGTTGCGTAGAAGGGGTACTACGGTAGTTCCGGCCGGGGAAGCTTTTGGTAAATGGAAAGGTTTAGTTGATATGGAGAAAGATCATGAAATAATTTGGCCTCCAATGGTTATCATACAGAATACAAAGCTTGAACAGGATGAAAATGAGAAG TGGATAGGTATGGGAAACCAAGAGCTTCTTGATTATTTTAGTACATATGCAGCTGTGAAAGCGCGACACTCCTATGGTCCACAAGGTCATCGTGGGATGAGTGTTTTGATATTTGAAGCCTCAGCTAGTGGTTATCTAGAGGCAGAGCGTCTGCACAAGCATTTTAAAGATGAAGGAACTGATAGGGATGCATGGTTTCATCGTCGTATTTTATATCTACCTGGTGGGAATCGTCAGCTCTATGGATATTTAGCTACTAAGGAAGACCTGGACGTTTTTAACAGGCATTCCCAAG GTAAATCTAGGCTCAAATATGACTTGAGATCATACCAGGAGATGGTTGTAAACCAAATCAAGCAAATGAGTGAGGACAACCAGCTACTTAACTACTTGAAGAACCGtgttgagaaagagaaaaagcataaaaaagcTCTGGAAGAATCATTTGGTATAGTGAGTGAGAAGCTGCGAAGGACAATGGAGGAAAATCGCATTGTGAGGCTCAGAACAAAAATgcaacatgaagaaaacaaggaagag ATGTatatgcaagaaaattttttcaAGGATCAgctcaagtcaattcatgagACGAGAAATGCAAGGGAAGAAGATTTTGAGAGGATGCAGCAGGAAGAACGTCAGAAGGTGATGCAGTCAAGTACCGCTCCTTTAAATGCAGAGGATCGAAGACTCAA GGCCGATGAATATCTGAAATTTGTTGAGGTCCAAGACAAAGAAATGGAGAACTTTGTCGCTGAAAAGGAGAAGTTGTTGCTTGCTCATGAAGAAAGCATTGCTGCAATGAAGCGCAGGCATTGGGAGGAAGAGGTGCAGATGGAGAAGAACTTCGATGAACAACTTGCAAAACTCATGGAAAAGTATTCGCCGTCTCAATCGGAGACCAAAGCCAGTGGTACCTGA